Within Pseudomonas sp. LBUM920, the genomic segment ACGGGCTGGTATTCGTACTTGCCCGACCAAGTGGTGTCGACGGTGTCACGTTGGGCTAAAAAACGCTTCAACGCCCCTTCATAGCCGTAGCGATCGATGTTGGCCTGGGTCGGCGGCGTCGGGTAGCTGGCAGCAGAAAACGGTGTCCAGCGATTGCTGTGGGAACGCGAGTAGGAGAGCCCGACGCTGTGCTCTTCGGTCAAGTGGGCGTTGACCTTGAACAACTTGCCGTCCACATCCTGGGCGCTGTTGGGCAGGCGCTGCGGGTTGACCGGGTATTGGTTGTTGTCGTTGGGCAGCTTGGCAGCCACTTTCATGTCGCCGCCGTCGCGCTGGGTCAGGTAGGCCAGCGCGTCGAAACGGCCGTCGTCGGTGCGGCCATACACGGCACCGCTGTAGACCTGTTCGTGGTCGTTGCTGGAGTAGCCGTACTTGAGCATCGCGCCGCTGTTGCGACCGTCCTGGAGCAGGTCCGGGGCATCTTTGGTGGTCATGTTGACCGTGCCGCCGAAACCGCCGTTGCCGGTGAACGGTGAGTTGGGGCCTTTTTCCACCTCGATGCTTTTGATCAGCTCGGGCTCGATAAACACCGTGCCTTGCTGGTAGCGCTCAAAGCCGCTTTTGGTGGCGCCATCGACGGTCATCGGTACATCTTCGGCATCGCCGAAACCACGAATGTTGATGGTCTGGCCACCGGGTTTGAGCGAACCGCCCTGGCTCACGCCGGGCAAGGTCTGCAACAGGCTGGGAATGTTATTAGACTGATAGCGGTCGATGTCGGCCTGGCTGAGGGTGGAACGGTTGACGGTGCTTGAGTCGACTTCGTTACCGGTGCCGATCACGCTGAGGGCGTCCAGCTGGATCGCGCTGCTGTGGGTGGTCTTGCCCTCGTCGGGGCGCACCACGTAGGTGGTGCCGACCTTGATCAGGGTGAACTCGCCGTTTTTGAGCAGGCTGCGAATCGCCACTTCGGGGGTGAAGTCGCCATTGAGCGCGGGCGCCTGCACGTTCTTGAGCAGTGTTTCATCGAACAGCAGCTGGATTTTCGCCTGCTGCGCCACTTGGCTCAGGGACGTGGCCAGCGACTGGGCGGGCAGTTGCAGCTTGAAGGACTCGGCCTGGGCATTGAGGCTGAACACCAGGCAGGTGGCAATCAGTGTCGGTCGAAGAAACAGGTGCGAAGCGTGGCAAGGCGCGCGAAACATGAAATCCCCCGGGGTGGCTAAATAGCCAAAAAGGTGTGCGTATCAAACACAGTCGGGAGGAAGACGGGGCAGGCCAAAAAAACCACACATGCGAATGCAAAATATTCTCAAGTGTGGCGGTGCCGGTCTTACTTGATGGGTTCGATTCTCACCACACCATCGGCCGAGGCCACGGTTTTCACCGGCAGCAGGGCAGGCAGTGCGTTGAGCAGGGCGTCCGGGTCATTCACATCCAGATTGCCCGAGACCTTCAGTTGCGCCACTGATTTGCTGACCTGCAGCGGTGCCTGCGGCCGATAGAGGCTCAGCTCGTCGATCAGGCTGGCCAGGTCGCGGTTGCGAAACGACAGGTGCCCGCTGCGCCAGTCCGCCACTTCTTCAGCGCTCAGGGTTTGTTGTTGCACTGTGCCCTTGGCGTAACTGTAGATGGCGCGTTGTTGAGCGCCGAGCACGCTCACCGGGCTTTTGCGGTCGGGCTCGAACGCCACCTGGCCATGGGCGACGCTCACCACCAGCTGCTGCTGGCTGCGGCGCACATCAAAACCGGTGCCGACTACCCGCACATTCGCCTCGCCGGCTTGCACGTACAGCGGCCGTTCCTTGTCGGCGGCGACTTCGATGTAGAGCTGGCCCTTGTCCAGGTGAAGGATGCGTTGGTGGGCGCTGAAATCCACGCGCAGGCGTGTGTTGGCATTCACGTAGAGGGTGCTGCCATCGGGCAGGTTCAGGGTGCGCATGCCTTTGGCATGAGCGGCAACCTGACTGTGATAAAGCTCGCGCGGTGCACCGATAGGTGTGGCCAGCACGGCGCACACCAGCGCGGCCGCCGCCGCCAGGGCAGGGCGCCAGGCCGACGGCTTGCGCTTGGGCAGCGGCACCGGTTTGTTCAATTGCTGCAACTGGGCGAGGTCGGCCCACAGTTGTTCGAACTCGGCATAGGCGCGCGCATGGGCGGGTTCGGCCTGCCAGGCCGCAAAGGCCCTGCGGTCGGCGCGCCCCATGTCACTGCGGTTGCGGGCAAACCAGCTGGCGGCTTGGGCATCGATGGAGTCGCTCGCTTCGATGTCCAGCGCGTCAAGGTCGCTCAGGCGGTTCATTCTGGCTGCTCCGTGCCGGGTTCGTGTTGAAGGCGTCGCTTGCAATGCAGCAGG encodes:
- a CDS encoding FecR domain-containing protein, yielding MNRLSDLDALDIEASDSIDAQAASWFARNRSDMGRADRRAFAAWQAEPAHARAYAEFEQLWADLAQLQQLNKPVPLPKRKPSAWRPALAAAAALVCAVLATPIGAPRELYHSQVAAHAKGMRTLNLPDGSTLYVNANTRLRVDFSAHQRILHLDKGQLYIEVAADKERPLYVQAGEANVRVVGTGFDVRRSQQQLVVSVAHGQVAFEPDRKSPVSVLGAQQRAIYSYAKGTVQQQTLSAEEVADWRSGHLSFRNRDLASLIDELSLYRPQAPLQVSKSVAQLKVSGNLDVNDPDALLNALPALLPVKTVASADGVVRIEPIK